A portion of the Acidisarcina polymorpha genome contains these proteins:
- a CDS encoding amidohydrolase family protein, which translates to MNRRDLIKMSIGSAASFVMPRCVLSATSPIPIVDAHIHLFDTTRAEGVPWPEKSDTALYRPALPARYKTVTEGLGVVAAIAIEASPLASDNDWLLGIAAANPIIVGVVGDLIPGDPGYFNDLDRLHANPLFLGIRYGNLWKRNLLMDLQKPGFLAGLKRLAEANLVLESANPDLDLLRALSTIADHLPDLRIVIDHLPNATQPREQSGRNEYWVVLRHLAAHPSVYVKLSEIPAIVNGRLVTAPSHYKPGLDALWNIFGEDHVFFGSDWPNSDHVATYRDTLGIVRSYISQRSASAQEKYFWRNSIAAYRWQRRLPSQPA; encoded by the coding sequence ATGAACCGGCGTGATCTGATCAAGATGTCAATCGGCAGTGCAGCCAGCTTTGTCATGCCGAGGTGCGTACTCTCCGCAACTTCGCCGATACCCATCGTCGATGCCCACATTCATCTGTTCGATACCACGCGTGCCGAGGGTGTACCCTGGCCTGAGAAGAGTGACACCGCACTCTACCGGCCGGCGCTTCCTGCTCGCTACAAGACCGTCACCGAAGGGCTTGGGGTCGTAGCCGCTATTGCTATCGAAGCCAGTCCGCTTGCCTCCGACAACGATTGGCTGCTCGGCATCGCCGCCGCCAACCCCATCATTGTGGGAGTTGTCGGCGACCTCATCCCCGGAGATCCGGGATACTTCAACGACCTTGACCGGCTTCATGCAAATCCTCTCTTTCTCGGCATTCGCTACGGAAACCTCTGGAAACGGAACCTGCTCATGGATCTGCAGAAGCCCGGATTTCTCGCTGGCTTGAAGAGGCTTGCCGAGGCCAATCTAGTTCTTGAAAGTGCCAACCCGGACCTGGATCTACTTCGAGCTTTATCGACCATTGCCGACCATCTTCCCGATCTAAGGATCGTCATCGATCATCTTCCCAATGCAACTCAACCGCGTGAACAGAGTGGTCGCAATGAATACTGGGTCGTACTCCGTCACCTCGCTGCTCACCCGAGCGTCTATGTGAAGCTGTCTGAAATCCCCGCCATTGTGAATGGCCGCCTAGTCACTGCTCCCAGCCACTACAAGCCGGGACTCGACGCGCTGTGGAACATCTTCGGTGAGGACCATGTCTTCTTCGGCAGCGACTGGCCCAACAGCGATCACGTAGCCACTTACCGCGACACGCTGGGCATCGTCCGTAGTTACATCTCGCAGCGGAGCGCGTCTGCACAGGAGAAGTACTTCTGGAGGAACTCCATCGCTGCGTATCGTTGGCAACGGCGCCTCCCGAGCCAGCCAGCCTGA
- a CDS encoding glycosyl hydrolase family 39, with protein MQIAQQRKQNTSLLMALAAVCFSGVIANAQTPTAADTISVDWGKTISVSKSTPTLQVVVNPMLRQGSPIHDGSFQALKDLGADYVRYVPWEPYPKLAVAELDAPTKDKTSWDFSLIDPMTKDFLNATDGHSTIMNFSTIPAWLFKTEKPVVYPADPDQVFWTYTQGTELNDPSGKEVGDYFARLVSWYTKGGFTDENGKRHTSGYHYSFPYWEVLNEVDFEHSTTPESYTQRYDAIVSAIHAVSPDTKFVGLALAQPSNDPKWFEYFLDPRHHKPGIPLDYVSYHFYATPSLDQDINDWQYTFFDQADRFLATTRYIEAIRKRLTPETKTDTDELGIILPTDGLEIAASKALPNRIPSAYWAGAGALYAYLYIELAKMGIDVIGESQLVGYPSQFPSVSMMDWTNGKPNARYWVLKLIKDNLHPGDKLVETKLGQDSTDISAQGFVTPSGKKLLLINKLNRSLDVHLPAGTQSVTLATVDEASGDGPARTSSQNGDALKVSPFSVTLVSWP; from the coding sequence ATGCAAATCGCCCAACAGCGAAAACAGAATACAAGCCTACTAATGGCTCTTGCAGCAGTTTGTTTCAGCGGTGTTATTGCCAATGCTCAGACTCCAACTGCTGCCGACACGATCAGTGTTGACTGGGGTAAGACGATTTCAGTTTCCAAGTCGACGCCGACCTTGCAGGTCGTTGTGAATCCAATGCTGCGGCAGGGATCGCCTATCCACGACGGTTCTTTCCAGGCACTCAAGGATTTGGGCGCCGACTACGTGCGATACGTTCCCTGGGAACCTTATCCCAAGCTCGCTGTTGCGGAATTGGACGCCCCTACGAAGGACAAGACGTCTTGGGATTTCTCGTTGATCGATCCGATGACCAAGGACTTCCTGAACGCTACTGACGGTCACAGCACGATCATGAATTTCAGCACGATACCTGCCTGGCTTTTCAAGACAGAGAAACCGGTTGTGTATCCTGCGGATCCGGATCAGGTTTTCTGGACTTATACCCAGGGAACTGAGTTGAATGACCCTTCCGGGAAAGAGGTCGGGGACTACTTCGCTCGTCTGGTGAGTTGGTATACCAAAGGCGGATTCACGGATGAAAACGGTAAACGGCATACCTCGGGCTACCATTATAGCTTTCCTTACTGGGAGGTTCTTAACGAGGTAGACTTCGAGCACTCGACCACTCCCGAGAGCTATACGCAGCGATATGACGCAATCGTAAGTGCGATTCATGCGGTTAGCCCGGATACGAAATTCGTGGGCTTAGCGCTTGCCCAACCTTCGAACGATCCGAAATGGTTTGAATATTTTCTTGATCCGAGACACCATAAACCGGGCATTCCGCTCGACTATGTGTCCTACCATTTCTACGCAACGCCGAGTCTGGATCAAGATATCAATGACTGGCAGTACACCTTCTTCGACCAGGCAGACCGATTCCTTGCGACCACCAGGTACATTGAAGCCATTCGCAAGCGGCTCACTCCAGAAACCAAGACGGATACGGATGAGCTCGGAATTATCCTGCCTACGGACGGCCTGGAGATTGCGGCATCGAAGGCGCTTCCCAATCGGATTCCCAGCGCCTATTGGGCGGGAGCAGGAGCGCTATATGCCTACCTCTACATCGAGTTGGCGAAAATGGGCATCGACGTCATAGGAGAGTCGCAGCTAGTGGGTTATCCATCCCAATTTCCAAGTGTTTCGATGATGGATTGGACGAATGGCAAACCGAATGCGCGTTACTGGGTGTTGAAGTTAATCAAAGATAACTTACATCCTGGTGACAAGCTGGTAGAGACCAAGCTTGGGCAAGATAGCACCGACATCTCGGCGCAAGGATTTGTGACACCTTCCGGCAAGAAGCTACTGCTCATCAACAAGCTAAACCGCAGCCTCGATGTCCACTTGCCGGCTGGGACGCAGAGTGTAACGCTCGCGACGGTCGATGAGGCGAGTGGGGATGGTCCAGCCCGCACATCCAGCCAAAATGGAGATGCTCTGAAAGTGTCTCCCTTTTCTGTCACTCTCGTCAGCTGGCCATGA
- a CDS encoding tetratricopeptide repeat protein, which translates to MEFSRKVWVGLLLASALGQSVMFSQTADAGHYAEQGQAALASGHLDEAQRNFEQLRSMQPNVAEVHAILGRIYYQERKFNQAAVELKAALKLKPTLPKVHTLLAISLSEMSDYRPAIPGLEDCFQHSAQGAEKQMCGLQLERAYTGLKLDQKAVEVALQMDKLYPDDPEVLYHSSQIYGNMAYQAVRRMNVVAPNSPWRYLAAAEVNESQGATAAAIQQYRQVLEIDPHRPGIHYRIGRTLLAEARRSGAQQEQSEALTEFLAELAIDSTNANAAYEAGEIYRSTSDYPNAEKYFQIAIDCYPDFDDALIGLAAVYLAEEKAQPAVAALRKAISVDPSNEVSWYRLSQAERSLGDAGEQSKAMTEFRRLHQARLSSPSSALQAEQSEVTKQKVDEEAGR; encoded by the coding sequence ATGGAATTCTCTCGCAAAGTTTGGGTGGGCTTGCTGCTGGCTTCAGCATTGGGACAGAGTGTGATGTTTTCGCAGACCGCGGACGCCGGCCACTATGCCGAGCAGGGTCAAGCCGCGCTCGCTTCTGGCCATCTGGATGAAGCTCAGCGCAACTTTGAGCAACTTCGTTCTATGCAGCCGAATGTCGCCGAGGTCCACGCAATCCTAGGCCGGATCTATTACCAGGAGCGAAAGTTCAATCAGGCTGCTGTAGAGCTCAAGGCTGCTTTGAAATTGAAGCCAACTCTGCCCAAGGTGCACACGCTATTGGCAATCTCATTGTCGGAGATGAGCGATTATCGTCCAGCAATCCCCGGCCTGGAAGACTGTTTCCAGCACAGCGCGCAGGGTGCCGAGAAGCAGATGTGTGGGCTTCAATTGGAGCGGGCTTATACGGGCCTCAAGCTCGACCAGAAGGCGGTGGAAGTCGCTCTGCAGATGGACAAACTTTACCCGGACGATCCTGAGGTGCTTTACCACAGCTCCCAAATCTATGGAAATATGGCCTATCAAGCTGTACGCCGGATGAACGTGGTTGCACCGAACTCACCATGGAGGTATCTTGCCGCAGCGGAAGTGAATGAGAGCCAGGGCGCAACGGCGGCTGCGATTCAACAGTATCGCCAGGTTCTTGAGATCGATCCGCATCGCCCGGGCATCCACTATCGCATTGGCAGGACCCTCTTAGCAGAAGCGCGCCGCTCTGGTGCACAGCAGGAACAGAGCGAGGCCTTAACCGAGTTTCTCGCTGAGCTTGCTATCGACTCGACAAATGCGAATGCAGCCTATGAAGCGGGTGAGATCTATCGTAGTACCTCAGACTATCCCAACGCCGAAAAATATTTTCAGATTGCGATCGATTGTTATCCGGACTTTGATGACGCTCTCATTGGACTCGCCGCTGTATATCTGGCGGAGGAGAAGGCGCAGCCGGCGGTCGCTGCACTTCGTAAAGCCATAAGTGTCGATCCCTCAAACGAGGTTTCCTGGTATCGCCTTTCTCAGGCGGAACGATCCCTCGGCGATGCAGGAGAGCAGAGCAAAGCCATGACCGAGTTTCGCAGGCTTCATCAAGCACGACTGAGTTCACCATCCTCCGCGCTGCAGGCAGAGCAGAGCGAAGTGACCAAGCAAAAGGTCGATGAGGAGGCCGGACGCTGA
- a CDS encoding TonB-dependent receptor has translation MRKFSGRSVLAYLLLAFVFASGAAFGQGGATGTIVGTVTDKTGAVVANARVTITNTGTGTVRVAITTGAGDYTVPDLPPGPYQASAEAPGFSTEQVNNTTLQVAQEVRVNFVLQAGAASETVTVTSGGVTLDTDTSEIAQLVTQKQVDQLPLNGRNFINLLFIGAGAVQTTGEMGQMRQGEGNAISINGARPESNNYTLDGITNTDTALQTPAVILSQDAIQEFKVQSETYSAEYGFSANQVNLISKSGSNQFHGSVFEFNRNDAYDAKSYFQTTIPVLRQNQFGYVLGGPIWIPKLYDGRNKSFFLANYEGWRIVNGSNNYANVPDPNQLTGNFAASGLPAFGSTACTAVLSSGNPCQPIDPNTGQPFPGNVIPAARFSRLAATTLAGGLFPAPNCDPASGACNGSNNFLLRESLPNTTDQQTYRGDQQLGRYGSVFFRWTHATYNNSSISNSSFPAGNNLFTEESTSWVINHTITLPHNFVNNFRFGHLQANALQFANAAPASAVAALGLTGIFTNLPAYASGWPGVSFQNLSGSFGSPGNNPTTSNIPLWEFADSVTVIRGKHTIGFGFDYRRWVQKRDLSTNFLGSYSFNNNLVLTNSQTTVTDPATGQTSSVQTCFTPSGLCGTGNAVADFLLGYYAGASTYQPGPFSSTGGQPGNLNQYHFLYVGPYIQDDWKVTERLTLNLGLRWDYRNVPYEQNNKMFWIDDQNAGGGLCFGDQALLTDGIAPAGNGFYRYCGRRNPRDGSKTPFAPRFGFAYRPEFLGGGDKTVIRGGYGVFFDSSETREIDDSGDLYPFVTRASLNPQIQVPATAPKLTDNLFPAQSALQPVTIANQGSQFIAVIISDHPINPYVQQWQLSVQRELAKNTTLEVSYVGNKGTHNLDRININQPFQPADPTLCQADPTAGDCPVKDRTPFANFSGDTTLNSSWSGYSNYNAGNVKLEHRAADLALVAVYTYAKDMDDKSAAAGVGATNSYNGHLDDHNPKLDYAPSDFNVGQRFVASYVWNLPFGHGKKYLGGVNKAADLAVGGWEVTGIATFQKGFPFSILAADTYSLLSAPNQRANVVGNPYGGPQKHLAQWFNTSAYAQPLAGAFGNSGRNSVTGPGIENFDMGAAKNVRFGERVNFQLRVEGFNVFNHTQFGVDPSSPGVGPGSIPVDNNVNDQAQFGSANTNFGRVVSARPGRVIQLGGKLTF, from the coding sequence ATGCGGAAGTTCAGTGGTCGTTCCGTTCTGGCGTACCTGCTATTGGCTTTTGTGTTCGCCTCGGGCGCGGCATTTGGCCAGGGTGGCGCCACCGGCACTATCGTGGGCACGGTAACAGATAAGACCGGAGCGGTGGTAGCGAACGCGCGAGTCACGATCACCAATACCGGTACAGGCACTGTTCGTGTAGCCATTACCACCGGAGCGGGCGATTATACGGTGCCCGATCTACCGCCTGGTCCCTATCAAGCAAGCGCGGAAGCGCCCGGCTTCAGCACCGAGCAAGTGAATAACACCACCTTGCAAGTTGCGCAGGAAGTTCGAGTCAACTTTGTGCTGCAGGCAGGCGCAGCCAGTGAAACGGTGACCGTGACGAGCGGCGGGGTGACGCTCGACACCGACACTTCTGAGATAGCCCAGCTTGTAACTCAGAAACAGGTTGACCAGTTGCCACTCAATGGCCGCAACTTCATCAACCTGCTTTTCATCGGCGCCGGCGCAGTACAGACGACCGGAGAAATGGGGCAGATGCGCCAGGGAGAAGGGAACGCCATCAGTATCAATGGCGCGCGTCCGGAATCGAACAACTACACCCTGGATGGCATTACGAATACAGACACGGCATTGCAGACGCCGGCAGTCATTCTCTCGCAGGACGCGATTCAGGAGTTCAAGGTACAGAGCGAGACTTACTCGGCGGAGTATGGTTTTAGCGCGAATCAGGTCAATTTGATCAGCAAGAGCGGAAGCAATCAGTTTCATGGTTCTGTCTTTGAGTTCAACCGGAACGATGCTTACGACGCCAAGTCCTACTTTCAGACGACCATACCGGTGCTACGGCAGAACCAATTCGGATATGTGCTGGGTGGACCGATCTGGATTCCGAAACTTTATGACGGCAGGAACAAGAGCTTCTTCCTAGCCAACTATGAAGGATGGCGAATCGTCAATGGATCGAATAACTATGCGAACGTTCCGGATCCGAACCAATTAACGGGAAACTTTGCTGCCTCAGGACTACCGGCCTTCGGCAGCACGGCCTGCACCGCCGTATTGAGTAGTGGAAACCCTTGCCAGCCGATCGACCCTAACACAGGTCAACCATTTCCCGGGAATGTGATTCCGGCCGCACGCTTCTCGCGGCTAGCTGCAACTACTTTGGCCGGCGGGCTTTTTCCTGCGCCGAACTGCGACCCTGCCAGCGGAGCGTGTAATGGCAGCAATAACTTTCTGCTTCGGGAGAGCTTACCTAATACGACCGATCAGCAGACCTATCGCGGCGACCAGCAACTCGGCCGCTACGGTTCGGTCTTCTTCCGCTGGACACATGCGACTTACAATAACTCGAGCATCAGCAACTCGTCGTTCCCGGCAGGGAACAACCTTTTCACTGAGGAATCGACCAGCTGGGTGATCAACCATACGATCACGCTGCCACACAATTTTGTGAATAATTTCCGCTTCGGCCACTTACAGGCGAATGCCCTCCAGTTCGCCAATGCCGCACCGGCAAGCGCAGTCGCCGCGCTGGGATTGACGGGGATCTTTACTAATCTGCCTGCTTACGCTTCCGGCTGGCCCGGGGTGAGCTTTCAGAACCTCAGCGGAAGTTTCGGAAGCCCGGGTAACAATCCTACGACCAGCAACATTCCGCTCTGGGAATTCGCGGACTCGGTCACGGTCATCAGGGGCAAGCACACTATTGGTTTTGGCTTCGATTACAGGCGCTGGGTGCAGAAGCGGGATCTCTCAACAAACTTCCTAGGCAGCTACTCCTTTAACAACAACCTGGTGCTCACCAATAGCCAGACCACGGTGACAGATCCCGCGACGGGTCAGACCAGCTCGGTGCAGACGTGCTTCACGCCCTCCGGTCTATGCGGGACGGGAAATGCCGTGGCAGACTTTCTTCTGGGCTACTATGCCGGAGCGAGCACTTACCAGCCTGGTCCGTTCAGTTCCACTGGTGGCCAACCGGGGAATTTGAATCAGTATCATTTCCTTTATGTCGGTCCTTACATTCAGGACGACTGGAAGGTAACCGAGCGGCTCACGTTGAACCTCGGCTTACGCTGGGATTACCGGAATGTCCCGTATGAGCAGAACAACAAGATGTTCTGGATCGACGATCAAAACGCGGGCGGCGGTCTGTGCTTCGGCGACCAGGCGCTACTAACGGACGGCATAGCTCCGGCAGGTAATGGCTTCTACCGCTACTGTGGACGGCGGAACCCGCGCGACGGTTCGAAGACGCCATTCGCGCCTCGATTCGGCTTTGCGTATCGTCCTGAGTTCCTAGGCGGCGGCGACAAGACGGTGATCCGCGGCGGCTATGGAGTCTTCTTCGACTCATCTGAAACGCGCGAGATCGATGACTCAGGCGATCTTTATCCCTTTGTCACCCGGGCAAGTTTGAACCCGCAAATCCAGGTGCCGGCGACCGCCCCGAAGCTCACCGATAACTTATTTCCGGCGCAAAGCGCACTCCAGCCGGTAACGATCGCGAACCAAGGCAGCCAATTTATCGCGGTCATTATCTCCGACCATCCGATCAACCCGTATGTGCAGCAGTGGCAGCTCTCGGTGCAGCGCGAACTGGCCAAAAACACGACCTTGGAAGTAAGTTATGTCGGAAACAAGGGAACGCATAACCTAGATCGCATCAACATCAATCAACCATTCCAGCCGGCGGACCCAACGCTCTGCCAAGCGGATCCCACGGCTGGCGATTGCCCAGTGAAAGATAGAACGCCGTTCGCCAACTTCTCTGGCGATACGACACTAAACAGCAGTTGGTCAGGATATTCCAACTACAACGCGGGGAACGTAAAGCTGGAACATCGCGCCGCTGACCTAGCTCTAGTCGCGGTGTATACCTACGCCAAGGACATGGATGATAAGTCAGCAGCCGCCGGTGTTGGGGCAACCAACTCCTACAATGGGCACCTTGACGATCACAATCCAAAGTTGGATTATGCCCCGTCTGATTTCAATGTTGGTCAACGTTTTGTCGCGAGCTATGTATGGAACCTGCCCTTTGGTCATGGCAAGAAATATCTTGGGGGCGTGAACAAGGCAGCCGACCTGGCCGTGGGCGGATGGGAAGTTACAGGGATCGCAACATTCCAGAAGGGCTTTCCATTCTCGATTCTGGCCGCGGACACTTACAGTTTGCTCTCGGCGCCGAATCAGCGGGCCAACGTAGTTGGCAATCCGTATGGCGGTCCTCAGAAGCACCTGGCTCAGTGGTTCAATACCTCTGCCTACGCTCAACCTCTGGCGGGAGCGTTTGGCAATAGCGGGCGTAATTCTGTGACTGGACCGGGCATTGAAAACTTCGATATGGGCGCGGCGAAGAATGTCCGATTCGGGGAACGGGTCAACTTTCAATTGCGCGTGGAAGGATTTAATGTCTTCAACCACACTCAATTTGGTGTTGATCCATCGAGTCCGGGTGTGGGGCCAGGATCTATTCCGGTAGATAACAACGTCAACGATCAGGCCCAGTTCGGCAGTGCGAACACCAACTTCGGCCGGGTTGTCTCTGCCAGACCAGGGCGTGTCATTCAGCTTGGAGGGAAGTTGACATTCTAG